A part of Actinobaculum sp. 313 genomic DNA contains:
- a CDS encoding DUF4191 domain-containing protein, with protein MAKDSGRTKPKKKHWWNYLGDAYRITKRSYSWTPWALLAGFAIGLAVGIVPSILTGRWLSWMLIGIMLALLLPMITLTRLVRRASYAQIDGMPGAASAVLDNIKRGWDISTEPVRVNARTQDMVFRAIGRPGIVLIAEGPKGRVGKLIDEERRAIHRVAPNAPIHTIFIGHDDGQTELISLEKSMRRLPKTISNAEVAALARRLEAIKTNTLPIPKGIDPMKARPDRRALRGK; from the coding sequence ATGGCGAAGGACTCAGGCCGCACGAAGCCGAAGAAGAAGCACTGGTGGAACTACCTTGGTGACGCCTACCGGATTACGAAGCGTTCCTACTCATGGACACCGTGGGCGCTACTCGCCGGATTCGCCATCGGTCTGGCGGTAGGTATTGTCCCGAGCATTCTGACCGGCCGTTGGCTGAGCTGGATGCTGATCGGGATCATGCTCGCACTACTCCTACCGATGATCACCCTCACCCGGCTGGTGCGCCGCGCCAGCTACGCCCAGATTGACGGCATGCCGGGTGCCGCTTCCGCCGTGCTGGACAACATCAAGCGTGGCTGGGATATTTCCACAGAACCGGTTCGAGTCAACGCCCGCACGCAGGATATGGTCTTCCGGGCCATCGGCCGCCCCGGCATCGTGCTGATTGCGGAAGGGCCCAAAGGGCGAGTCGGAAAGCTCATCGACGAGGAACGGCGTGCCATCCACCGCGTCGCACCGAATGCTCCCATTCACACCATTTTCATCGGGCATGACGACGGTCAGACAGAACTGATCAGTCTTGAAAAGTCCATGCGACGCCTTCCGAAGACGATTTCAAACGCGGAAGTCGCCGCCCTTGCTCGCCGCCTGGAAGCGATCAAGACGAATACGCTGCCAATTCCGAAGGGAATCGATCCCATGAAGGCACGCCCCGACCGCCGCGCCTTGCGCGGCAAGTAG
- the glnA gene encoding type I glutamate--ammonia ligase, which produces MFTRAEEAIAYTKERGVKFIDIRFCDLPGIMQHFTIPVDTFKDDVFTDGLMFDGSSIRGFQAIHESDMKLIPDVSSAFIDPFRTEKTLVMNFSIVDPFTDESYRRDPRNIARHAEEYLKSTGIADTVFFGAEAEFYLFDDIRFESTVHSSSYRLDSEAGWWNTNREEEGGNLGYKTRLKGGYFPVSPNDHFCDLRDAISINLAKVGLQVERAHHEVGTGGQQEINYTFDTLLAAADDVMKFKYVVKNTAWQAGKTATFMPKPLFGDNGSGMHCHQSLWKDGKPLFADERGYGGLSDLARWYIGGLLEHAPSLLAITNPSVNSFHRLVPGFEAPVNLVYSARNRSACIRIPVTGTSPKSKRIEYRVPDPAANPYLAFAAQLMAGLDGIRHRTEPADPIDKDLYELPPEEHAQIAQLPESFEDALRALDADHDYLLEGDVFTEDLIQTWIDYKMANEIAPLRQRPHPYEFALYYDI; this is translated from the coding sequence ATGTTCACACGTGCGGAAGAAGCCATCGCCTACACCAAGGAACGGGGCGTAAAGTTCATCGATATCAGGTTCTGTGACCTGCCCGGTATCATGCAGCATTTCACCATTCCGGTCGACACCTTCAAAGACGACGTCTTCACCGACGGCCTGATGTTCGACGGGTCGTCCATTCGTGGATTTCAAGCCATCCACGAATCCGATATGAAGCTTATTCCGGATGTCTCCTCCGCCTTCATTGACCCCTTCCGCACCGAGAAGACTCTGGTGATGAACTTCTCGATCGTTGACCCGTTCACCGATGAGTCCTACCGCCGCGACCCGCGCAACATTGCTCGGCATGCCGAGGAATACCTCAAGTCGACCGGTATCGCCGACACCGTGTTCTTCGGCGCGGAGGCCGAGTTTTACCTCTTTGACGATATCCGTTTTGAGTCGACTGTGCACTCATCCTCGTACCGCTTGGATTCGGAAGCGGGTTGGTGGAACACCAACCGCGAGGAAGAGGGAGGCAATCTCGGTTACAAGACGCGCCTGAAGGGCGGGTACTTCCCCGTCTCCCCGAATGACCATTTCTGCGACTTGCGCGACGCTATCAGCATCAACTTAGCGAAGGTCGGATTGCAGGTCGAGCGCGCCCACCATGAGGTCGGAACCGGCGGTCAGCAGGAGATCAATTACACCTTCGATACTCTGCTTGCTGCCGCCGACGACGTCATGAAATTCAAGTACGTTGTGAAGAATACGGCGTGGCAGGCAGGCAAAACGGCGACCTTCATGCCGAAACCGCTATTCGGCGATAACGGCTCCGGAATGCACTGTCATCAGTCCCTCTGGAAGGACGGCAAGCCCCTATTCGCCGACGAGCGTGGCTACGGTGGACTCTCAGACTTGGCCCGCTGGTATATCGGCGGCCTGCTCGAACACGCACCATCGCTCCTGGCAATCACCAACCCATCAGTGAACTCATTCCACCGGCTCGTCCCCGGCTTCGAAGCACCAGTGAACCTCGTCTACTCCGCACGTAATCGCTCCGCCTGCATTCGTATCCCCGTCACGGGCACGTCGCCCAAGAGCAAGCGCATCGAGTACCGTGTTCCGGACCCTGCTGCTAATCCATACCTTGCTTTTGCAGCGCAACTCATGGCAGGCCTCGATGGCATCCGTCATCGGACCGAACCGGCCGATCCCATCGACAAAGACCTTTACGAGCTTCCACCCGAGGAGCATGCCCAGATCGCCCAACTCCCCGAGTCTTTCGAGGATGCCTTGCGCGCTCTTGATGCAGACCACGACTATCTCTTGGAAGGCGACGTGTTCACCGAGGATCTCATCCAAACCTGGATTGATTACAAGATGGCCAATGAGATCGCTCCACTGCGCCAACGCCCGCACCCGTACGAGTTCGCACTGTACTACGACATCTGA
- a CDS encoding ABC transporter substrate-binding protein, whose amino-acid sequence MLRRRIAATALIGACALALTACRSADEVISEYNAKQGLSGYSDSYDVSSVGTDPDVVALVPESVAADGKLTIGSNLYWAPAEFQINGQPTGYEIDMMKAVAARMGLELDVKNAEFDSIMPGIPTKYEVGASSFTITAEREVNFNMIQFYTVGVSWAVQTGNPTDFDSADICGRTIGVQTGTTEDEEVAALAEKCVVKPNIQRYDSQDAVTQALVGGKIEAMSADSSVVDYALQRTNGALELQGDITGTAPQGVVVAKDDPEMTAAVQAALQSLMDDGTLDEIFATWGITENVATEAIVNPVK is encoded by the coding sequence ATGCTCAGAAGGCGAATCGCCGCTACCGCACTTATCGGTGCCTGCGCGCTGGCGCTGACCGCCTGCCGGTCCGCCGACGAGGTCATCTCCGAGTACAACGCCAAACAGGGCCTGTCCGGGTATTCGGACAGTTACGACGTCTCCTCCGTGGGCACAGATCCCGACGTCGTTGCACTGGTACCGGAATCGGTTGCTGCGGATGGCAAGCTCACCATTGGTTCTAATCTGTACTGGGCACCGGCGGAATTCCAGATCAACGGGCAGCCCACCGGCTACGAGATCGACATGATGAAGGCCGTCGCCGCTCGGATGGGCCTTGAGCTCGACGTGAAGAATGCTGAATTCGACTCGATCATGCCGGGGATTCCAACGAAGTACGAGGTGGGCGCATCCTCTTTTACCATCACCGCAGAACGCGAAGTGAACTTCAATATGATCCAGTTCTATACGGTTGGAGTCTCCTGGGCGGTGCAGACCGGAAATCCCACCGACTTTGACTCCGCCGATATCTGTGGGCGCACAATCGGTGTGCAGACGGGTACAACGGAAGACGAAGAAGTAGCGGCGCTTGCGGAGAAGTGCGTGGTGAAGCCCAATATCCAGCGTTACGACAGCCAGGACGCCGTCACGCAGGCACTGGTCGGTGGCAAGATCGAGGCGATGTCCGCAGACTCGTCTGTGGTGGATTACGCCTTACAACGCACCAACGGTGCTCTCGAATTGCAGGGAGACATCACCGGGACGGCACCACAGGGCGTCGTCGTCGCGAAGGACGATCCTGAGATGACAGCGGCCGTGCAGGCCGCACTCCAGTCGCTTATGGATGACGGAACGCTTGACGAGATCTTTGCCACCTGGGGTATTACCGAGAACGTGGCGACCGAAGCGATAGTGAATCCGGTGAAATGA